The sequence CATCGTGCTGCGCAGTCTTCACCGAAGTGCTGACATCGCCCGCCGATTTCGCGGTTGCCTCGATCTGACGGGTCAGGTTGTGCGTGCTTGCGCTGTTGCGTTCCAGAGCGCTGGCCTGTTCCTCGGTGCGGCGGGCAAGATCATCGGCCGCTGTGCGGATTTCATTCGAGCCGGTGTTGATCTGCGCGACAGAAGCAAGGATTTGCGAAACGATCGCGTCAAGATCTTCCACAGCGGCATTGAAGCTGGTGCGCAGGGGTTCGTACGCGGGTGGGAAGGGTGCATGGATGCGGGCGGTCAGATTGCCACGAGCCAGCGCGTCGAGTTCGATCCCGATAGAGTCGATGACCTGCTTCTGCTCTGCCGCCACAACGGCCCGTTCTTCGGCAGCAGTTCGTTCAAGCGATGCCTGGACCTCGCGTGCTTCGGCCTGGCGGACGATCAACAGTTCCAGTTGATGACAAAGCGCGACAAGCGCTCCGGCCTCAGCGATCAGGACGACGGCGTGCAGCACGACCCGCATCACGTCGGGTCCGTCGGGATAGACGAGCCACGGGGCGAGGAAGTTAGTCGACAGATGATGGACAGCCACCGCCGCCGCGCCTGCAATGATCGGCCGCCAATCTGCGAGAACGGCAAGGATCGCCAGCGCGGCAAAGAATACCATGTGCAGATCGATCATCATTTCGCTGCCCGACCACTGATAGAGCCAGATCATGGGAAAGGCGGTGATCGAAAGTGCCATGGCCGTTCTTGCGCTGGCGTCGATGTTGCCGCGCATCGCAAGTGTTGCGGGGCCCGCCGAGGTGATCAGGGCGAGGATGACCGGGGTCACGCCGGAATCCGCCCGGAACGCTCCGATGGCGGTCACCGCGAGAAGGGCCGCAACGATCCATGCCAGCAGGAGCATGCCTTTTTGCCGGAGTTCAGCGAGGTCATCCATTGGTAATGCTCTTTCCGCTACAGATTTCTTTGGGAAAATTGAGCGCCAGCACGCCGCCTTGCAGAGCTCTCAGAGTTACCCCCTCGGCAGCGTTGACCAGCACCACACTTCCGCCGGGGCCAATCCCGGCGATGTTTGCGCCACGCGCGATCTCGGCACCGATGCGCGATGTGACCGGGTCGCGGGAAAGCGGAATCAGAACGGTTGCCGAACCGTCGCGCGGCACCAACATGGTAAAGCCGATGAGCGCGGCGAAAGCCCCCGCTTGCCAGCGGAGTACCCGCCTGCCCGGAGTTCTGTCGGTCGCACGGTTCAAGTCCATGGTCCCTGCTAATGCGAGTGCCCTTATAACAGGGGCACAACACGCTACGTTTCAATACTTAAATTGCGCAACCACCCGGCTCTTGAGCCCGGTGCGGAATAGGCCAATGGTGCGCAGACCACGCTACGGGAGCCCTCGATGATCAAGCCTGTTGCCTTGCTTGCCTGCGCCGCCCTGCTTGTCGGCGCAACGGCTGCAAAGACCCCCGACGAGATCGCGAACGCCGCCCTGCGTGTCGCACCTGTTTTTGATGGCCACAACGACGTGCCTGAGCAATTGCGTGAGCGGCGCAAGAATATCCTCGACGGTTTTGATTTCACAAACACCCAAAGTACCGCCGATGCCGCCAGCGACCGCGCCGCGATGATGACGGACCTTTCCCGGTTGAAGGTTGGCAAGGTTGGAGCGCAGTTCTGGTCCGTATACGTTTCGGCCGACCTGCCCGAACCGCAGGCGGTGCAGGCTACACTCGAACAGATCGACGTGACCCGGCGGCTCATCGCGCGTTATCCTGACCGGATGCAACTGTGCCTCGACAGCACCTGCGTCGTTGCCGCCCGGAAGGCGGGACGCATCGCCTCGCTGATCGGGATGGAAGGCGGGCATTCCATTGGTGGTTCGCTGGCTGTGCTGCGCCAGATGCACGCGCTAGGCGCGCGCTACATGACGCTGACGCACTTCAAGAATACCGCTTGGGCCGATAGCGGCACCGACGCGCCTGCGCACGATGGCCTGACCCCGTTCGGCGTCAAGGTCGTGCGCGAAATGCAGCGGCTCGGCATGCTGGTCGATCTCGCCCATGTCAGCGAGGCGACCATGGCCGACGCGCTGGCGACAGGCGGCCCGCCGGTGATCGTCAGCCATTCCAATGCCCGCGCGATCAACCATCATGCCCGCAACATCTCTGACGCCACGCTGCGGTTGATCGGGGCGAACGGCGGGATCGTCATGGTCAACTTCTACCCGCCTTATGTGGTCGAGGCGGCCCGCCAGTGGAGCGCTGCCCGCGACGCCGAACAGGCACGCGCCAAGGCGCTTTACCGGGGCGATCCGGTGGCAGCTGCGCAAGTGCTCACCGATTGGGACAAGGCCAATCCGATGCCGCGCGGCAGTGTGGCTGACGTTGCAGACCACCTTGACCACATCTCCAGGCTGATCGGTGCGGACCACGTCGGTCTTGGCGGCGATCTCGACGGTGTAGACACAACCGTCACCGGTCTCGAAGACGTTGCGGCCTATCCTGCGCTATTCACCGAGCTGGCGCGTCGCGGCTGGAGCCAGGCGGATCTTGAAAAGCTCTCCAGCCGCAACATGCTGCGCGTGATGAAAGCGGCGGAAACCTATGCAACAGCACACCGCAATGACGTTCCGCTCGAGAACGAAACCAGCTTCTGACCTTATCAGATGTTATCCAGTTCCATCTGGCGTCATCGCCCGTGCAGGGGCTTGAGCGCGAGCACCGCCTCGTGCATCAAGCGCCAGCTGGCCGCAGCGGCCTTGTAGGAGAGACCTGATGTTCACCCATACGTTCCTTGGCACCAACGACATCGAAAAGTCGCGCAAGTTCTATACGGCAGTTATGCAAACCCTCGGCCACACCACGGCTGTGCCGCTTCCGCATGGCACCGCATTCCCCTCGGAAGCAGGCTCGCTTATCGTCGCCAAGCCCGGCAACGGCGAGCCGCATACCGTGTCGAACGGCTACACGCTGGGCTTCAAGGCAGCGAATTCGTCGGCGGTTGACGCATGGCACGCAGCCGGCCTCGCAAATGGTGGCACCTGCGAAGGTGAACCGGGCGTGCGCGTCAACGCGCCGGGCCAGCAGTACGGCGCCTATCTGCGCGATCCCGATGGCAACAAGATCTGCACCTTCGCGCCAAACCCTAACGCCTGATAAGCGCTTGAGCGGGCGGGGTGATCCCCGTCCGCTCACATGTCGGTGATCCCGTAGGGCACCAGATCCCGCGTGTGTGGATCGACAAGGATCGCGCGGTCGCTCGGCGGAAACGCGCGCTGGTCACAGTTGTCGCGCGGACAGATGCGGCACGAAATGCCGATACGAGTGACCGTCTCAGGGCGTTCGAGATTCAGCCCGTCGGCATAGATGAACTCGTCGGCAAGCGCAGCCTCGCAACCCAGTGCCACCGCATATCGGCGCGGCGGGCGGTAATAGCTGCCGGTCGGCTTCACCAGGCCCTTGGCGATAGAGACGTAACGCACGCCATCGGGCATTTCAGCGGCCTGGACGTGGATGCGGTCGGGGATCGCCACGGCTTCGTGCACCACCCATAGCGGGCAGGCGCCGCCGAAACGCGCGAACTGCAGCCGCGTGGCCGAGTGGCGCTTGGTGATATTGCCGGCCATGTCCACCTTGCAGAAGAACATCGGAATGCCACGCGCCTGCGGCCGCTGGAGCGTGGATATGCGGTGGCAGGCCTGTTCGAAGCTGGTGCCGAAGGTCTGGCGCAACTGGTCGATATCGTGACGCAATTCCCGCGCGCGCGCCCGGAACCATTCGTAAGGCATGAGCAGCGCCCCTGCGGCATAATTCCCGAGGCCTACAGTCAGCAATTGCCGCGCGGCAACCGACTGCAGCGTGGCGTCCTGCACGATCGCGGCGATTTCCTCGCGCAGAGCCAGGGCGGCGAGTTGGTAGGCCATCTGGAAGCGCCCGCTCTCGATCGGCTGGTTGGGGTCGAGCGTCAGCCGCTGGGCAACCGGATCGAACAGCCGCATGGCCCCGCCAACAGCATACTCCACAGTCACGCCATTTGCTTCAAGCCACCCTGCCATCTGGGCTAGCGAGGGCGAGACGCCCGTGCCTGAGAGTCGCAGGGCCAGGCGTTCGGCGGCACGGTCAATGGCGTCGACATAGTTGTTGGCGTGATGGAACCAGTCGCGCACTTCCTCCCACGGAAGGCGCCCGCCCGAAATGTTGTCGGCCCCCAGCGCCTCGTCAATGATTTCCAGCCGCTGGGTCGAACGGCGGCTCTGATCGTGCAGCCGGACGAACGCCTCGGCGAAGGCAGGGTATTGCTCGGCTACACGCTCGATCTGTTCGCTCGACGCGCTACCCGCCAACATCAGGTCGGACGCTGCCTCACGCAGCGCCGACAGCACCGGCTCGACCCGGTCCGAGGCGAAATCCTCCCAGTCCACGGGGAATGCGGAGCGCAGCCGGTCGGTCAGCGCCGGAGTCAGCGGGCGTTCGTCATTTTCGAGCTGCGAGAGATAGGATGCGCTGATCCCCATCAGCGATGCCATCTCGCCCTGCCGAAGTTTGCGCGTGGTGCGCAAGGTGCGCAACTGCTGTCCTGCAAAGAGCCTGCGTCTGACCATTCCGGGGGTCCAATTTGCAAAGTTCGTGTTCGCAAGTTTGCAGAATAACATTGGACTTGGCAAGCCGCGTGGCGCATCGGCAATCTTGCAAATGCCGGTCACGCGAGGGTTTGAAGTATGTCTGCCAATATTGCCGAGATGGAAAAGCGCCGTCAGGCGGCACGCATGGGTGGCGGGCAGAAGCGCATCGATGCACAGCACGCCAAGGGCAAGCTGACCGCGCGCGAACGCCTCAAGGTGCTGCTCGACGAAGGCAGCTTCGAAGAAGTCGACATGTATGTCGAACACAACTGCACCGATTTCGGCATGCCCGACACGGTCATTCCGGGCGACGGCGTGGTCACCGGATCAGGCACGATCAACGGCCGTCTCGTCTATGTATTCAGTCAGGACTTCACCGTGTTCGGCGGCTCGCTGTCCGAACGCCACGCGCAGAAGATCTGCAAGGTCATGGACATGGCGCTTAAAGTCGGCGCGCCGGTGATCGGCCTGAATGATTCGGGCGGTGCACGCATTCAGGAGGGTGTCGCCTCACTTGGAGGCTATGCCGAAGTGTTCCAGCGCAATGTGCTGGCCTCGGGTGTGGTGCCGCAGCTTTCGCTGATTATGGGGCCTTGCGCGGGCGGCGCTGTCTACAGCCCGGCAATGACCGACTTCATCTTCATGGTGAAGGACAGCTCGTACATGTTCGTCACCGGACCGGACGTGGTCAAGACGGTCACCAACGAGATTGTTACGCAGGAAGAGCTGGGCGGCGCAGTCACCCACACCACCAAAACCTCGGTCGCCGACCTTGCGCTGGAGAATGACATCGAGGCGCTGCTCGCGGCGCGCGATTTCTTCGATTTCCTGCCGCTCTCGAACCGCCACGAGGTGCCCGAGCGCCCCACGTCGGACCCCTATGACCGGCTTGAGCACAGCCTCGACAGTATCGTGCCTGCCTCGGCGGCGCAGCCCTACGACATGCACGAAGTCATCGCCAAGACGGTGGACGAGGGCGAGTTTTTCGAGATCCAGCCCAAGCATGCGGGCAACATCATCACCGGGTTTGGCCGTATCGAGGGTCGCACTGTCGGCATAGTCGCCAACCAGCCGATGGTTCTGGCGGGCGTCCTCGACATCAACTCATCGAAGAAGGCGGCACGGTTCGTGCGGTTCTGCGATGCGTTCAGCATCCCGATCCTGACCTTCGTCGACGTTCCGGGCTTCCTTCCGGGCACGGCGCAGGAACACAACGGTATCATCAAGCACGGCGCCAAGCTGCTGTTCGCCTATGCCGAGGCGACCGTGCCCAAGATCACCGTGATCACCCGCAAGGCCTATGGCGGCGCTTACGACGTGATGGCCTCCAAGCACCTGCGCGGCGATCTCAACTACGCCTGGCCCACCGCCGAAATCGCGGTGATGGGTGCCAAGGGTGCGGTCGAGATCATCTTCCGCGGCCTCGGCCCCGAAGGCATCGCCGAGAAGACCAAGGAATACGAAGACCGCTTTGCCAACCCGTTCGTGGCGGCAAGCAAGGGCTTCGTCGATGAAGTGATCCACCCGCATTCGACCCGCCGCCGCGTCGCTCTGGGCCTCCGCAAGCTCAAGACCAAGAGCCTCGAGAACCCGTGGAAGAAGCACGACAACATTCCGCTGTGACGCCGGGCAATCCGGGCCGAAATTTTTGGGAAAGACTGACATGAACGACATCTACATCGTATCGGGTGCCCGCACGGCCATCGGTTCATTCGGTGGCAGTCTCGCCTCGCTCCGTCCCGCTGAACTCGGCACCATCGTGATGAAGGCCGCGATCGAGCGCGCCGGAATTTCGGCGGACAAGGTCCAGAACGTCGTCGTCGGCACGGTCGTAGCGACCCAGCCCAAGGACGCCTACGTAAGCCGCGTCGCTGCCGTAAACGCAGGCGTTCCGATCAGCGCGCCTGCCATGAACGTCAACCGTCTGTGCGGCTCGGGCCTGCAGGCCATCGTCTCGGCCGCGCAAGGGATTGCGCTGGGCGAATACAACGTTGCCATCGGCGCCGGAGCGGAATCGATGTCGAACGCGCCGCACATGACCGGCGCGGGCCGCAACGGCGTCAAAATGGGCAACCTGGTGTTCGAAGACGCGATGCTCGGTGCATTGCACGATCCGTTCGAAGGTTTCCACATGGGCATAACGGCCGAGAACGTAGCCGAACGCTGCTCGATCTCGCGCGAAGAGCAGGATGCGCTGGCAGTGCTCAGCCAGACCCGCGCCGCTGCTGCCATCGCTAACGGCTATTTCAAGGACCAGATCGTCCCGGTCGAGATCAAGACCCGCAAGGGCACGACCGTTTTCGATACCGATGAGCATGTGCGCGGCAATACCACGCTTGAGGCCCTTGCCGGCCTGAAGCCAGTGTTCAAGAAGGACGGTTCGGTTACCGCAGGCAATGCCTCGGGCCTCAACGATGGCGCAGGCGCCGTCGTTCTGGCGAGCGGCGAAGCGGTTGCTGAATTGGGCCTGAAGCCGATGGCGAAGATCCTCGGTTGGGGTCACGCCGGGCTTGAACCGGAGCTGATGGGTCTTGGCCCGGTCAACGCCGTGCCAATCGCGCTCAAGCGCGCAGGCCTGACGCTCGACCAGATGGATGTGATCGAAGCGAACGAGGCCTTCGCCGCGCAGGCTTGCGGTGTGGCCAAGGAACTGGGATTCGATCCGGTCAAGACCAACCCCAACGGCTCGGGCATTTCGCTCGGCCATCCTATCGGCGGCACCGGGGCGATCCTGACGGTCAAGACGATCTACGAACTGCAGCGCACCGGCGGCAAGTATGGCCTGATCACGATGTGCATCGGCGGCGGTCAGGGCATCGCCATGGTCGTCGAAAGGGTCTGATGTGAAGCTGGGCCGCCTCAACCACATCGGCGTCGCCACGCCCGATATCGACGCTTCCATCGCATTCTACCGGGATGTGATGGGGGCGGCCGACATCACCGAACCGTTCGTGCTGGAAAGCCAGCAGGTCCGGGTCTGTTTCGTGAACACGCCGGGCGAGAACGGAACTGCGGGCACGCAGATCGAGCTGATCCAGCCGACCAGTCCGGACAGCGCGGTGGGCAAGTGGCTCGCGGCCAACCCATTGGGCGGCCAGCACCACCTTTGTTACGAGGTTCCCGACATTCACGCCGCCAAGGCGTGGTTTGAAGCTCAGGGCAAGCGCGTGCTGGGCGAACCCCGCATCGGCGCGCATGGTACGCTGATCTTTTTCGTGCACCCCAAGGACATGGGCGGGCAACTGACCGAGATCATGGAAGTGCCGGGGGCCGGACATTGAGGTTAAGTCCTTCCCCCTTGATGGGGAAGGATACGAAGCCTGGTCCCTGCAAGGGGATAGGCTAAGTTGGATGGGGGTGAGGGGCCTCGCACTGCAGACGCAGTCACCCCCACCCAGCTACGACTAGGCAGCACGCTGCCAAGTCTTCGCATCCCTCCCTCATCAAGGGGGAGGAAAAAGGACGGACGATGACCGACAAGACACTGGCCGATTGGCAAGCCGCCGCCACCAAGGAAGTCAAGGGCAAGGATCTGACCTGGCAGACGCCGGAAGGCATCGCCGTCAAGCCGCTCTACACCGCCGAGGATGTGACGGTTGACCCAGGTCTGCCCGGCTTCGCGCCGTTCACGCGCGGCGTGCGGGCCTCGATGTATGCGGGCCGTCCCTGGACCATCCGCCAGTACGCCGGTTTCTCTACCGCCGAGGAATCCAACGCCTTCTACCGCCGCAACCTTGCTGCGGGCCAGAAGGGCCTCTCGGTTGCTTTCGATCTTGCCACGCACCGTGGCTATGACTCCGATCACCCGCGCGTAACCGGCGACGTCGGCAAGGCGGGCGTCGCCATCGATTCGGTCGAAGACATGAAGATCCTGTTCGACGGCATTCCGCTCGATCAGATGTCGGTGTCGATGACCATGAACGGCGCGGTCATCCCGATCCTCGCGTTCTTTATCGTTGCCGGTGAAGAGCAAGGCGTTGACCGCAAGCTGCTCGATGGGACCATCCAGAACGACATCCTCAAGGAGTTCATGGTCCGCAACACCTACATCTACCCGCCCGAGCCATCGATGCGGATCATCTCGGACATTTTCGGCTACACCAGCCGCGAGATGCCCAAGTTCAACTCGATCTCGATTTCCGGCTATCACATGCAGGAAGCGGGCGCGACGCAGGTTCAGGAACTGGCGTTCACCATCGCCGACGGCATGGAATATGTGAAGTACGGCGTGGCCTCAGGGCTGGACATCGACAAGTTTGCGGGCCGCCTGTCATTCTTCTTCGCCATCGGCATGAACTTCTTCATGGAAGTGGCCAAGCTGCGCGCCGCGCGCGTGCTGTGGCACCGCGTGATGACCAAGCTGGGCGCGCAGGACGAACGCAGCAAGATGCTGCGCACCCACTGCCAGACCTCGGGCGTCAGCTTGCAGGAGCAGGACCCCTACAACAACGTCATCCGCACGACGATCGAGGCGATGGCCGCGATGCTGGGCGGCACCCAGTCGCTGCACACCAATGCGCTCGATGAAGCCATCGCACTGCCGACCGACTTTTCCGCCCGCATCGCGCGCAACACGCAGATCGTGATCCAGGAAGAGACGGGCATGTGCAACGTGGTCGATCCGCTCGGCGGGTCGTACTACATCGAAAGCCTGACCCAGGAACTGGTCGACAAGGCGTGGGAAATCATCGAGCGCGTCGAGAGCGAAGGCGGCATGGCCAAGGCCGTGGCGGCGGGCTGGCCCAAGGCGATGATCGAGGAAGCCGCAGCCGGACGTCAGGCGCGCGTTGACCGCGCCGAAGACGTGATCGTCGGCGTGAACAAGTACCGCCTCGCCACCGAAGACCTGCTCGAAACGCTCGACATCGATAACGACAAGGTGCGTCAGGGCCAGATCGCCCGACTCAAGTGGGTGCGCGAGAACCGCGACGAAACGAAGTGCCGTGCAGCGCTCAACGCGCTGACCGAAGGCGCGAAGACCGGCGGTAACTTGCTCGAACTCGCGGTCGAAGCCGCACGCCACCGCGCCACGCTGGGCGAAATTTCCGACGCGATGGAACTGGTGTTTGGCCGCCACGGCACGTTCCCGACCCCGGTCAAGGGCGTCTACGGTTCGGCCTACGCGGGCGACAGCCGCTACAACCAAGTGGTCGAAGGCGTAGAAGCCGTCGGTCGCCGCCTCGGCCGCACCCCGCGCATGCTCGTCGCCAAGATGGGCCAGGACGGCCACGATCGCGGCGCGAACGTGATCGCGTCGGCCTTTGGTGACATGGGCTTCGATGTCACCAGCGGCCCGCTGTTCCAGACGCCCGAGGAGGCCGCAAAGCTGGCGCTCGAAAAGGACGTGGACGCCATCGGTGCCTCGTCGCTGGCGGCAGGTCACAAGACCCTGATCCCCGAACTGATCGGTCACCTGCGCGCCGCCGGACGCAGCGACATCAAGGTCGTCGCAGGCGGCGTGATCCCGCCGCAGGACTACGACTTCCTGCGCGAAGCCGGCGTACAGGGCATCTACGGCCCGGGCACCAACGTGGTCGAAGCTGCGGCTGATATGCTGCGCCTGCTGGGGCATAATATGCCGCCTGCGGACGCTTGATTTATTGTCCCCCTCCCGCTTGCGGGAGGGGTTAGGGGTGGGCATCCCACCTCTCTATCATTGACCGAAGCTTGCAGGAGCAAGGCCCACCCCCGGCCCCTTCAGCAAGCGGGAGGGGAGCGCCAGAGTGTTCAAGAAAATCCTGATCGCCAACCGTGGCGAAATCGCTTGCCGGGTTATCAAGACGGCGCGCCGCATGGGTATCCAGACGGTTGCAGTATATTCGGACGCCGATGCCCGCGCGCCGTTTGTCCAGATGGCAGACGAGGCGGTGCACATCGGACCTTCACCCGCGTCGGAAAGCTACCTGATCGCGGACAAGATCATTGCGGCGGCCAAGCAGACCGGCGCGGACGCTGTGCATCCGGGGTACGGGTTCCTCTCCGAGCGCACGAGCTTCGCCGAGGCACTGGCCGCTGAAGGCATCGCGTTTGTCGGGCCTCCGGTGAACGCCATTGCCGCGATGGGCGACAAGATCGAATCCAAGAAGCTGGCCCTGAAGGCGGGCGTCAACGTCGTGCCCGGTTTCGTGGGCGAAATCGACGATACCGAACACGCCGTGCGCATCTCGGAAGAGATCGGCTATCCGGTGATGATGAAGGCCTCTGCAGGCGGCGGCGGCAAGGGTATGCGCCTTGCCTATAACGAGCAGGACGTGCGCGAGGGCTTCGAGGCGACCAAGCGCGAGGGCCTGAATTCTTTCGGCGATGACCGCGTGTTCATCGAAAAGTTCATCCTCAATCCGCGCCATATCGAGATCCAGATCCTCGGCGACAAGCACGGCAACATTCTTTACCTGAACGAGCGTGAATGCTCGATCCAGCGCCGCCACCAGAAGGTGGTCGAGGAAGCGCCTTCGCCGTTCGTCACACCCAAGATGCGCAAAGCGATGGGTGAACAATGCGTCGCGCTGAGCCGCGCGGTGGGGTATTACAGCGCGGGCACGGTTGAACTGATCGTCTCGGGCGCGGACCCGACGGGCGAGAGCTTCTACTTCCTTGAAATGAACACCCGCCTGCAGGTGGAGCATCCCGTCACCGAAGCGATCACCGGCATCGATCTGGTCGAGCAGATGATCCGCGTGGCTTACGGCGAGAAGCTGGCCATGACGCAGGACGACATCAAGATCGACGGCTGGGCGATCGAAAACCGCGTCTATGCCGAGGACCCTTATCGCGGGTTCCTGCCCTCGACCGGTCGCCTGATCCGCTACAACCCGCCGGTCGCCGGTTGGGAAGATGACGGCGCGGAAAATGGGCGCCGCGGCGTGGACGGCGTGCGCGTGGATGACGGCGTCTATGAAGGCGGCGAAGTGTCGATGTTCTACGATCCGATGATCGCCAAGCTGATCACCTGGGGGCCGACGCGCGATGCCGCTGCGGACAAGCAGATCGAGGCGCTTGATGCCTTCGAGATCGAAGGCCTTGGCCACAACATCGATTTTGTCAGCGCCATCATGCAGCATCCGCGCTTCCGTTCTGGCGAATTGACCACCGGCTTCATCGCGGAGGAATATCCCGAAGGTTTCCATGGCGCGGCGACAGGCGAAGACCTCAAGCAGACGCTGGCAGCGCTTGCCGCATTCCTCGCCACGGCCCGGTCCGACCGTGCCCGCCGTGTGGACAGCCAACTCGGCGACGAACTCGATCCGCCTTACGAATGGGCGGTGAAGATCGCGGGCACGACCTACACGGTTGCGCTCGACGAGGACGAAGTGACGGTGGACGGCAAGGCCATCAATCTTGCGCTGGAATACACGCCGGGTGACCGGATGGTGCATTGCGAGATCGATGAAAGGCCGCTCTCGGTCAAGGTCGAGCCCACCCGTGCGGGCTTCAAACTGACGACGCGGGGGAGCATCCACAGCGTGCAGGTCCTGCCCGCGCACATCGCGCCCTACACCCAGCACATGATCGAAAAGATCCCGCCCGACCTTTCGAAGTTCCTGATCTGCCCGATGCCGGGCCTGCTCGTCACGCTCAACGTCGGCGTGGGTGATACGGTCGAGGCCGGTCAACCGCTGGCGGTCGTCGAAGCCATGAAAATGGAAAACATCCTGCGCGCCGAGAAGTCGGG is a genomic window of Novosphingobium sp. MMS21-SN21R containing:
- a CDS encoding dipeptidase, with product MIKPVALLACAALLVGATAAKTPDEIANAALRVAPVFDGHNDVPEQLRERRKNILDGFDFTNTQSTADAASDRAAMMTDLSRLKVGKVGAQFWSVYVSADLPEPQAVQATLEQIDVTRRLIARYPDRMQLCLDSTCVVAARKAGRIASLIGMEGGHSIGGSLAVLRQMHALGARYMTLTHFKNTAWADSGTDAPAHDGLTPFGVKVVREMQRLGMLVDLAHVSEATMADALATGGPPVIVSHSNARAINHHARNISDATLRLIGANGGIVMVNFYPPYVVEAARQWSAARDAEQARAKALYRGDPVAAAQVLTDWDKANPMPRGSVADVADHLDHISRLIGADHVGLGGDLDGVDTTVTGLEDVAAYPALFTELARRGWSQADLEKLSSRNMLRVMKAAETYATAHRNDVPLENETSF
- a CDS encoding short-chain fatty acyl-CoA regulator family protein, whose translation is MVRRRLFAGQQLRTLRTTRKLRQGEMASLMGISASYLSQLENDERPLTPALTDRLRSAFPVDWEDFASDRVEPVLSALREAASDLMLAGSASSEQIERVAEQYPAFAEAFVRLHDQSRRSTQRLEIIDEALGADNISGGRLPWEEVRDWFHHANNYVDAIDRAAERLALRLSGTGVSPSLAQMAGWLEANGVTVEYAVGGAMRLFDPVAQRLTLDPNQPIESGRFQMAYQLAALALREEIAAIVQDATLQSVAARQLLTVGLGNYAAGALLMPYEWFRARARELRHDIDQLRQTFGTSFEQACHRISTLQRPQARGIPMFFCKVDMAGNITKRHSATRLQFARFGGACPLWVVHEAVAIPDRIHVQAAEMPDGVRYVSIAKGLVKPTGSYYRPPRRYAVALGCEAALADEFIYADGLNLERPETVTRIGISCRICPRDNCDQRAFPPSDRAILVDPHTRDLVPYGITDM
- a CDS encoding VOC family protein, which gives rise to MFTHTFLGTNDIEKSRKFYTAVMQTLGHTTAVPLPHGTAFPSEAGSLIVAKPGNGEPHTVSNGYTLGFKAANSSAVDAWHAAGLANGGTCEGEPGVRVNAPGQQYGAYLRDPDGNKICTFAPNPNA
- a CDS encoding methyl-accepting chemotaxis protein produces the protein MDDLAELRQKGMLLLAWIVAALLAVTAIGAFRADSGVTPVILALITSAGPATLAMRGNIDASARTAMALSITAFPMIWLYQWSGSEMMIDLHMVFFAALAILAVLADWRPIIAGAAAVAVHHLSTNFLAPWLVYPDGPDVMRVVLHAVVLIAEAGALVALCHQLELLIVRQAEAREVQASLERTAAEERAVVAAEQKQVIDSIGIELDALARGNLTARIHAPFPPAYEPLRTSFNAAVEDLDAIVSQILASVAQINTGSNEIRTAADDLARRTEEQASALERNSASTHNLTRQIEATAKSAGDVSTSVKTAQHDAQTGGEVVEDAVTAMTAIERSSNEIAQIITIIDGIAFQTNLLALNAGVEAARAGDAGRGFAVVANEVRALAQRSADAAHDIKTLINTSSAQVGQGVDLVRKTGEVLGTIVEHVRSVGQAIRTIASESASQATELHTVSQTFAQIDNVTQQNAAMVEESTAAAHGLQRQADAMKQLVERFKTSNPREGNAGTGRSATKFSAAA
- the scpA gene encoding methylmalonyl-CoA mutase — translated: MTDKTLADWQAAATKEVKGKDLTWQTPEGIAVKPLYTAEDVTVDPGLPGFAPFTRGVRASMYAGRPWTIRQYAGFSTAEESNAFYRRNLAAGQKGLSVAFDLATHRGYDSDHPRVTGDVGKAGVAIDSVEDMKILFDGIPLDQMSVSMTMNGAVIPILAFFIVAGEEQGVDRKLLDGTIQNDILKEFMVRNTYIYPPEPSMRIISDIFGYTSREMPKFNSISISGYHMQEAGATQVQELAFTIADGMEYVKYGVASGLDIDKFAGRLSFFFAIGMNFFMEVAKLRAARVLWHRVMTKLGAQDERSKMLRTHCQTSGVSLQEQDPYNNVIRTTIEAMAAMLGGTQSLHTNALDEAIALPTDFSARIARNTQIVIQEETGMCNVVDPLGGSYYIESLTQELVDKAWEIIERVESEGGMAKAVAAGWPKAMIEEAAAGRQARVDRAEDVIVGVNKYRLATEDLLETLDIDNDKVRQGQIARLKWVRENRDETKCRAALNALTEGAKTGGNLLELAVEAARHRATLGEISDAMELVFGRHGTFPTPVKGVYGSAYAGDSRYNQVVEGVEAVGRRLGRTPRMLVAKMGQDGHDRGANVIASAFGDMGFDVTSGPLFQTPEEAAKLALEKDVDAIGASSLAAGHKTLIPELIGHLRAAGRSDIKVVAGGVIPPQDYDFLREAGVQGIYGPGTNVVEAAADMLRLLGHNMPPADA
- a CDS encoding acetyl-CoA C-acyltransferase family protein, which produces MNDIYIVSGARTAIGSFGGSLASLRPAELGTIVMKAAIERAGISADKVQNVVVGTVVATQPKDAYVSRVAAVNAGVPISAPAMNVNRLCGSGLQAIVSAAQGIALGEYNVAIGAGAESMSNAPHMTGAGRNGVKMGNLVFEDAMLGALHDPFEGFHMGITAENVAERCSISREEQDALAVLSQTRAAAAIANGYFKDQIVPVEIKTRKGTTVFDTDEHVRGNTTLEALAGLKPVFKKDGSVTAGNASGLNDGAGAVVLASGEAVAELGLKPMAKILGWGHAGLEPELMGLGPVNAVPIALKRAGLTLDQMDVIEANEAFAAQACGVAKELGFDPVKTNPNGSGISLGHPIGGTGAILTVKTIYELQRTGGKYGLITMCIGGGQGIAMVVERV
- a CDS encoding acyl-CoA carboxylase subunit beta → MSANIAEMEKRRQAARMGGGQKRIDAQHAKGKLTARERLKVLLDEGSFEEVDMYVEHNCTDFGMPDTVIPGDGVVTGSGTINGRLVYVFSQDFTVFGGSLSERHAQKICKVMDMALKVGAPVIGLNDSGGARIQEGVASLGGYAEVFQRNVLASGVVPQLSLIMGPCAGGAVYSPAMTDFIFMVKDSSYMFVTGPDVVKTVTNEIVTQEELGGAVTHTTKTSVADLALENDIEALLAARDFFDFLPLSNRHEVPERPTSDPYDRLEHSLDSIVPASAAQPYDMHEVIAKTVDEGEFFEIQPKHAGNIITGFGRIEGRTVGIVANQPMVLAGVLDINSSKKAARFVRFCDAFSIPILTFVDVPGFLPGTAQEHNGIIKHGAKLLFAYAEATVPKITVITRKAYGGAYDVMASKHLRGDLNYAWPTAEIAVMGAKGAVEIIFRGLGPEGIAEKTKEYEDRFANPFVAASKGFVDEVIHPHSTRRRVALGLRKLKTKSLENPWKKHDNIPL
- the mce gene encoding methylmalonyl-CoA epimerase yields the protein MKLGRLNHIGVATPDIDASIAFYRDVMGAADITEPFVLESQQVRVCFVNTPGENGTAGTQIELIQPTSPDSAVGKWLAANPLGGQHHLCYEVPDIHAAKAWFEAQGKRVLGEPRIGAHGTLIFFVHPKDMGGQLTEIMEVPGAGH